ATAGGCATTGCATGCTGACTTGTAATTGTTCTGATAAATATCTTCATTTTCCAGAATTAGATACCAAAACGCAGAACTTGTCAATGTTGTCACAAAAGTACAGAAAGGATGCCACGCATTTGAACAGCAAATCAATGTACATAAAGGCAGTTGCAGGGATAGTTGCATTCCTCGTCTTCCTACTGTACTTTTTCATCCTATAATTGATgagtatgaatttttattgtgtTATTGATTTAAATGGAATCGATAAATTCTTCACCTATGAGAGGGCGTGCGTGCGAAATATTTTGACCATTGTGTATTGTGGAGAATGTCTTTTTGTTTCACATTCAGTGAAactgaaatattatatatttatgtatactgACTTCAAGCGTAAAATACGACGTTTAGTTGATATAAAGAATTTGAACGGCATGATATATGCAGAGTAGAGCCTCGATTGTGTCCATGATGAGTTTCCAGTCTTATTTCTGTATAATCGGAAGGTGTGATTTAGTTAGGcaacaaattgtttttcatttttaattctcaaACAAAGCTTTGAACTTCTATGAGTAGAGATACAATAGTTTTATATTAATCTACGATTCAATCATTTAAATTTCtcaatgtataaaaattgaaacaaaaatcggAAAACTGCAATGCAATAGGAATATCATAGGCATTATTGCGTACTAAGAGCTCTTTGAAAAGTTACACGAACAGATGTTTCTGTTATTATGTAATGTTACTTGCTTACAGCAAAACTACTTCTGTAAAGATCTATACTGCTACAGGTTTTCGCACGGGCGATTGAATATAGAATTCTATTCTTCATGTGATGTAACACtttcaaaatgattttcattcgATGGATATTCGTGTTTAAATATAAGCATACGTATTTTGCTTCAACTTCCGAATACAcgaatcaaatttatttttaattccatcAAAGTGAGTAAACCTAATCTGTTTTTTATGGGAATTTGACATATTATGCATAGCCAATCCCATTGAAAACTCTTAGGAAATTATGTATTATTTACGTGGTATAAAGTATTGTTGGGGAAAACATACATAAAAAATAGCTCTCATTGTTGAAAGAGACATAGGGTCTATGGAAATTGTGTAATATAGTAGCCTGTATTCatgattaataatattattattgtatttgtaTCAAATTCGGTTACACTGTTCTAGTGAACGTTCTATTTACAATAAAAGCTTGAATTTCTACCAAATATTTGGTCATGCATGGAAATGCATAAAAGTAACTCAGATGAAGCGTTTCAATCTATTACTTCTTACCTATAATTTCACGGAAATGTTTTGCACATAATTCAACGGTTTTAATTAGAATTGATTAGTTgaagttattattttcagaagCTGTGCATACTTGAATACCCCAAGTTATCTCAGCGATATGATAACCTTCTaacgattttataaatttgagtacattttattttttgaaaccatTTCCAtactttcattttctgaatCTGTTAGATCATTGTCAAAGAAAAAGTTTACTGGAACTCCTTCATTCTTCTTTTTAACTCTCTGATTatttgtatgttttcttttgaGGTTTCCTCTTGTTTGTTCAGCCTCTGTTGACGCCTCTTCTTCATCTGTTGATATTCAGTGCAATGCAATATAGAGTTCAAATATGGTGGTATAAATTGTTCAAGCTACGAAATATGAAGTTGAAGCTAATAGCCAAAAGTGTTAAACTCTTTGAAAATAGTCAAATGCAGCTCAGTTTTACGctcataattctataaaagtatTGAGGATTCGaggtatttcacaaaatttttatttggaCTTCACTACCTTATTCAAATGAACATTAAAACGGTTGGCTGCTAATTCTGACTGCTAGTTTCAGCCTCGTCTGCCAAATTGACACCTTTACTTTTGAATAATACCACTCACCAGTGTCTACAATCTCGTACATATCTGAATGATCTTTCAGTATCACATAGAAAACAGGAAATTCTATGATAGTTTTATTCTCCAGATTTTCGTTCAGTGTTTCAGTAAGGTTCAGCTCGTGAaatctgataaaaataaatgtgtcAATTGATATTCGAAGACGATAAAGTGTCAGTCCGATAATCTTTCTATAATCAGAGCAAAACAAACCTTGAATCACATCTCTTCACTTTCTCAGCTTTTAGAAGGACTTTGATATTGCTAAAACCAGCTGCTCGGTAATACTGTAATTTTTCTCTGTACGctatcttcaaatttattaCTTCGATACTCTCACTACCTTCGGTTTCTATTGTCAAAGGATCTAAAACTCTACCTAGTATCGTAGACAATCTCTCAGTTTCCAGGACACTGAAAGATTGAAGTAAACATTGCGTTCTAAATCACAAAATTAGCGTTTATCTAGAAACAATTCTGGATAATGTATTAAATTACACTTTACCGATTATCATTATGCTTCATATTCTCTGCTTGCGGAAAAATCCATTCAATCCTCCAAAACAATTCATTTGTTTTCCATTTATAATATGT
The Neodiprion lecontei isolate iyNeoLeco1 chromosome 3, iyNeoLeco1.1, whole genome shotgun sequence DNA segment above includes these coding regions:
- the LOC107223474 gene encoding box C/D snoRNA protein 1, whose translation is MATCSVKLEECEVCGGRSAKYTCPKCEVRTCCLDCVKIHKKELDCDGIRDKTKFVPLKAFTDLDVLSDYRLLEEVGRSVDSFQRDPSKKYTRLGNLPVHLHKLKTAVHHRNTKLEFLPQNFSRHKINTTYYKWKTNELFWRIEWIFPQAENMKHNDNRVLETERLSTILGRVLDPLTIETEGSESIEVINLKIAYREKLQYYRAAGFSNIKVLLKAEKVKRCDSRFHELNLTETLNENLENKTIIEFPVFYVILKDHSDMYEIVDTDEEEASTEAEQTRGNLKRKHTNNQRVKKKNEGVPVNFFFDNDLTDSENESMEMVSKNKMYSNL